One window of Paenibacillus sp. FSL K6-3182 genomic DNA carries:
- a CDS encoding helix-turn-helix domain-containing protein: MKTSSSHKTVQPDISISECSYSKVLEIIANKWSALVIYALEDGIIRYGEISRRIDGISKKMLTQTLRQLERDGLVQRDMTPAVPPIVEYSLTKLGESLLEPLSALKQWTRTNYSLVELARSSFDQANEKE; encoded by the coding sequence ATGAAAACATCATCCTCACATAAAACCGTTCAACCCGACATTTCAATATCTGAATGCTCTTACAGCAAAGTACTTGAAATCATTGCAAACAAATGGTCAGCATTGGTCATTTATGCATTGGAAGACGGTATTATTCGATACGGAGAAATTAGCAGACGGATTGATGGAATTTCAAAAAAAATGCTAACGCAAACCTTGCGGCAATTGGAACGTGACGGTTTGGTTCAGCGAGATATGACTCCGGCTGTTCCACCAATCGTTGAGTATTCGCTCACCAAGTTGGGCGAGTCTTTGCTCGAGCCACTGAGTGCCTTGAAGCAGTGGACAAGAACAAATTATTCTCTTGTTGAATTGGCTAGATCATCATTTGATCAAGCTAACGAAAAGGAATAA